The following are from one region of the Ignavibacteriales bacterium genome:
- a CDS encoding DNA-directed RNA polymerase subunit omega, translating into MRIEPIDLKKLDEKTANVYEAVIVAAKEAKRINEETRLEYNTLVTTIPAKGIEDDAEDIDNPDQLKVSLEFEKRPKPHLRALHDLLDGKLEFYYKQNREK; encoded by the coding sequence ATGCGAATTGAACCAATCGATTTAAAAAAACTTGATGAAAAAACGGCGAACGTATATGAAGCTGTTATTGTGGCTGCTAAAGAAGCAAAAAGAATTAATGAAGAAACAAGATTGGAATATAACACTCTTGTAACAACCATTCCCGCTAAAGGAATTGAAGATGATGCTGAAGATATAGATAATCCAGATCAGCTTAAGGTTTCTCTTGAATTTGAAAAGAGACCGAAACCACATCTTCGTGCATTACATGATTTGTTAGATGGAAAATTAGAATTCTATTACAAGCAGAATAGAGAAAAATGA